The sequence CCCCTGTCGCAATTACCCGGGAAATATCACACGAGGGACGTTGTCCCTGCACTGGTACATGTCTATTCTCGTCCGAAGTCGATTATGTACGCGCTGCGGTGCAAGTTTTTTCGAGGATGACGTGGGCGACGGCGTAGTGGTCGGAGTGCGAAAGGGTCAGGTGAATCCTGTCCACTCCTTTTTGGGCGGCGAGCTCGGCAGCATGTCCCTGCAAGGTGAGCACCGGGGCGCCCAGCTCGTCGTTGTCGATGATCAGATCGTGCAACCCGACCTTGCCGAGGCCGGTGCCAAGCGCTTTCGATGCAGCTTCTTTGGCGGCAAACCGGCCGGCGAGGTATTGGAGGCGGCGCTTTTCGTTGCTGATCGGGCGGCGCTCGGCAGGGGCGAGGATGCGCTCCCAGACTTTGTCGCCGAGGCGCCGGCAGAGCCGCTCGAGGCGGGCGATTTCGGTGATGTCAATTCCGCTGCCGATGATCATGCCTCTTTTTGCGGCACGACTGCGACGGTGCAGCGGGAGACGCAGATCAGTCTGTCTCCTTCGTCGGTGATATTGATGTCCCAGACCATCGTGGTGCGGCCTTTGTGCAGCGGCGTCGCCGTGGCGGTGACGATGCCGTCGCGCTTGGCGCGGATGTGGTTGGCGTTGATTTCGAGGCCGAAGCAGGCTTGGGTCGTCTGGTCGATCAGGTTCCAGGTGCCGACGCTGGCCACCGTCTCGGCGAGGGCGACCGAGGCGCCCCCGTGGAGATAGCCGAACGGCTGGTGCGTCGGCGGATGCACAGGCATGGTGGCGATGACTTTTTCAGGTGTGAGCTCGATCAGTTGGATGCCGAGCGCTTCGGCGAGCGTGTTTTGGTTCGGTGCGATATTGATCGACATGGTGTGTGCCTCCTATTTCTTATAAAATACGCGCGAGATGGCGAGCCCGATCAAGCCGAGGCCGATGAAGAGCAGGGCCCGGATCAGGACCGAGACGGTCGGCAGGTCGAAAACGAGCAGCTTGAGCAGCGTGATGAACAAGAGCACCATGCCGGCGATGCGGGCCAAAGCGGAGCGGCGGACGGTGCCAAGCAGAATCACGGCGACGGCATACAAGGCCCAGACGGCGGAGACGGCAAAATGCTGGATGTCGTTGGACAAGCTGTCGGTCAGCAGGCCGGTGATCCGGGTGAGGAAGACGAGCAGCAGCATGGCATTGGCGACCCATAATGCTCGGACGACCGACCACTCGAAGCCGATCTCTTCCCCGTCCGCTTCCCGGCTGCGCAGGACTTTGGCGGTGAACGTCAGCACGGCGGCGAGCGACAGGATCATCACGATCCACGCCAACGTCTGGCCGGATGCGACCTGCGGGATGCGGTCAAAGATCGTGACGGACGCCCCCAAAGTAAAGATGGCGACCGACATGATGCTCTGCACGCGCGCCCGCAGATGAAGCGCCAAAGCGAACAGACAGGCGCCTTCGAGCAGGAGTGCGATCGCTTCGTTCGGACCGGCCAAGATGCGCAGCAGGTAGAACATCAGCGCGAAAGACGAGATCGTCAGCGACACGGCGAAGCGGGCGCTGCCCTGCTGTCTGCGGTAGTAGTAGGCCAGCGCCGCATAGAGCACCGTCAACAAGAGCAAAAGCCAGGTGTACAGAGCTCCTTTGACCGGATCGTGCGCGAACAGGACGTACCACCAGCCCATCGTGAACGCCGCCGACGTGAACAAGGTCAGGAAGCGGCTGTCCTGCGCTTTCCGCACGATCATCCCCGCCAGCAGGGCGAGATGGTGGATCAGCACGCCATAGCCGATCGTCTGGGTGGCCTCAGAGCCGGTCGCGATGCCGAAAAAGAGCAGCGCCGCGTGGAAGAAGAGGAAATTGAACACATACAGCGCCCGAAAATTGTGGCGCAGCGCGAGCCCCAGATAAATCAGGGAGGAGAAGACCTCGAAGCTGACGAACAACAGCGTGTTCGGCGTTTCGCTTTTCAACAGGAATGGCACAAGCATACCGGCCAAAGCTGTCAGGATGCCCAGCGTCTGCGAGCGGTACCGCTCGGTGCAGGCGATGCCTGCGAGGACGATCAGCACGTTCAGGCTGAACGCGGCGCCGGAGCTGAGCAAGCCGTAGAGCATGTGTGCGGCGAAGACGGTGAGCAGCCAGACTGCCAGCGCCCCGCCGAGCAGAACGTTGCCGAGCGCCGTGCGCTGCGCCCGCGCCTGGCGGTCGCCCAGCCACAGGAACAACCCTCCGGCCAGCGCGCCGAGGAGGCACCGCACAGGCTCGGTCAACACCCCCGCCGCCACCGCGGTTTGGAAGCCCCAGATCACGCCGAGCAGCAGCACCAGCACGAAAATGCGCGGCAGCCAGACCCGACCGAGCAGATGCTCCCAGTCGGTCGGCGGCGGATGCTCTTGCACCTGTTGCGGCTGCGCACCGGGAGTCTTCGATTCTTGCCCGACCGGGCCGGCAGCAGGTGCCGTTGCACCAGCCAGGTCAGCCGCTGCTTGCGTGCCAATCGGCAGCAGGTCCGGCTCGGCGGCCGACCCCGGCGCGGACGCGTGCGGACCGGGGTGACCTGCGCCCGCTTGCAGATCCTCAATTCGCCCGCTCAAGAGATGAATCTGCTTCTGCAGAGACTGGATTTCCTGTTTTTGGAGCTGGAGTTCGGCCTCCAGCCGTTTGAGTTTATCATCTTGGCTCAACGGAATTCCTCCTTTTGTAAGGATGGAACTTTTTGTTATTCAGTACGTATGATTCATTGTAAGCGATTGAAATCATCTTGCAAATACCACCTGCTCAGGAGGGAACGACATGGAAATCATTTTTTTCATCGTGATCATCGGCGTCGTGGTGTTGCTGGCCACTTTACGGGGCGGCGGAAAATATGCGCACAAGAAGAGCGGCAGTCACAATCTCCATTCATCAGACAGCTCCTCCTCTTCCTCCGATGGCGGCTGGTTTGATTATGGCGGTGGCGGCGACTCCGGCGGAAGCGGAGACGGCGGCGGAGGGGGCGGCGATTGATGAACTGGACCGCAGCCTATCTGCAGCATCTCGGCCTGCCTGCCGAAGCGCCGGGGTTCGCGGCGCTGGAACGCCTGTGCACGGCGCATTTGACCCGCAACGCGTTTGAGAACATCACCAAACTGTATTACTTTAAGCGATATGAACAAACGGGCTGGTTCATCCCCCCGATCGATGTATTTGTAGAAAAGATGCAGTCCCTCGACGCCGGCGGCACCTGTTTCACGCACAACACATCGTTCCACCGGCTGCTCACCGCCCTCGGCTACGACGCGTGGCTGGTCGGCTTCAACGAAAACCATATGGGCATCGCCGTCGATCTGCCCGAAGGTCTGCACTACGTCGATGTCGGCGTCGGCGCGCCGGTCTTCTCCCCGATCCCCCTCCCCGCCGGCGGCGAGCGAGTTTCCTGCGGGGTCGGCGTGCGCATTCAGGATGGCAAATTCCAGCACCTCGCAAAAGGCAACGTCACCTTGGAATGGGAGATGTACCCTGAAAAAAAGCTGAGCTTCGCAGATTTTGCCGACATCATTGAAAAGCAAAACACGCCCGGCCAGACTTTTTTCATGAAAACGCTGCGCTGCCAGCTCTGGCAGCCGGAACAAGGCCGCTCGATCTCGCTGGTCAACAACACGTTGACCCTGCGCTTCGAGGACGGCTCCGACCGGCAGGAAAAATTAGCTTCGTTACAAGAGATCAAACAGGTGCTGGCCGAAGAGTTCCGGCTGCCTTTACTTCCCGTCGAAGAGGCGGCGGAAGTGCTGGCACGCCTTGGCATCGACATCTTCGCCCCGCCGGAAACGTAAAAAGACCAACGGACAGCAATCCGTTGGTCTTTTCTTATGCTGCGACGTCGCGCTTCGTAAACAGCGTCCACGCCAAGACATGCATGATCACAAAGTAGATCGCCAGCATCAGCACCGAGAAGCCTAAGGTCATGCCTTCGACGAGCGGCATGCCCATGAAGTACATCGAAAGGTCGAGGTTGGCGAACAGGATGTATTTGATCCACTCATAGCGCGAGAGGATCTGCACGACGATCGAGCCTGCGAACATCACGAAAATCGACAGGGAGATCGACAGGGACGACGAGCGGAACGCCGCCGAGATCATGAAGGCGATCGTCACGATCATCAGCAAGGTCACCGCTTCCAAGCCAAACGACAGCAGCACTTTGCTCGCCATGTTCATCTGATGCAAAACGCCATCCCCATCGACATAGATGAACGGCTGATCGACTCCGCTGAAGCCGAAGACCAGTCCGCCGAGGACAAACGAGATGACGAGCAGCACGACCGCCATCAACAGTGCGTACAGCAATGTCGAGATGTATTTGGAATACAAGATCTTCGTCCGACTCACCGGACGGATCAACAGCAATTTGATCGTGCCCCAGGTAAACTCGGTCGCCACGATGTCACCGGCGACGATGACGGTGAACAACGTGACCAGGAAGATCATGCCCGACGCCGACTCGGCAAATTTCCAAGCGGTATATTCATAAGGCGCGATATTGTGCTCAATCGCATACTCGTTCATTTTAATCTGCGCTTCCAACTGTTTGCGCGACGCTTCCGGCATCATATTGTTCGTATCGTGCAGCGCCTGGCGCATGCCATCGGTCTGCTGCGTGATCTCCTGCTTCCAGTCGACGCCTTCGGGCGGCTTGGCGAGGAAGCGGTCGGTGATCACCAGTTGGACGATGATCGCCAGAATCAGCACGGCAAACATCGCCCAAGTGCGCGGGCGTCCGTAGATTTTCATGTTTTCATTGCGGATCAGGTTAAACAATTTGTCCACCGCCTGTCATTTCAAGGAATCGGTCTTCCAGCGACTTGTTCTGCGTGCGGATGCCGTACACGTTTACACCCGCCTGCACGAGGTGGCGGTTGACGTCGGCGATCTGCTCGCGGGTCAAAGCCAGCTCCAGCCCGTCCGCCTGCACGGTGATCGCCGCCTCGCTGACGACCAGCTCCAGCGTTTTCGCCGCCTCTTCCGGACGGTCGACCTCGAAGCGGACGAGCGTCTGCTCCGCGGCGCCGACCATCTCGCGCACCGGCTTCACGTCGATCAGCTTGCCGTTCTGAATGACGGCGATGCGGTCGCACATCAGCTCCATCTCCGCCAGCAGGTGCGAGGAGACGATGACCGACAATCCTTCCTGCTTGGCGAGCATCCGCAGATGGTCGCGCAGCTCGCGGATGCCGGCCGGGTCGAGCCCGTTGGTCGGCTCGTCGAGGATCAGCACGGTCGGCTTGTGCAGCAGCGCCTGTGCCAGCCCGAGGCGTTGGCGCATCCCCAGCGAATAGGTCTTCACTTTGTCGTTGATGCGGTTTTCAAGGCCGACGAGCTTGATCACTTCGTCGATCCGCCCTGGCGCCACATTTTTGTTCATCCGCGCAAAATGCACGAGGTTGTCATAGCCGGAGAGAAACTTGTACATCTCCGGGTTCTCGACGATCGCGCCGACTTCGGTCATCGCCGCTTCGAACTCTTTTTCCACGTCCTTGCCGTTGATCAGCACTTGGCCTTCGGTGATTTTCATCAGACCGACGATCATCCGGATCGTCGTCGTTTTGCCGGCCCCGTTCGGTCCGAGGAATCCGAACACTTCGCCGCGCGGAATGTCAAACGTCAGCCCTTCGACGAGCGTTTTCTTGCCGATCTTCTTCGTTAAGTTGCGAATCTGCACAACTGGTGTCTGTGACATAACGGCCCTCCGATTCTTAAAACTAGCATCTTGCTACTATTTTAGTCAAAAATAAGACCCATCCATACAGCATAGACGAGTCTTTTGACAAGATTACTTCACGCAGGTAACAATTTCCTCACTTTTACATCCGAACGCTCATCATGTTGCCGGAACCGTACCGTCTCAGCCCCCGGTAAAAGAACCATGTGCCGCCCACCGTCAGCAGGATCGCCACGCCTAGCGCCGTCAAGGTGAACGTCCAGTTCAGATCGCGCAGGAACCCGACCGGCAGATAGGAGATGAACCCGGCCGGAATCACCGTGAACAGCACCATCCGCCCGAGGCCCCGGAAGATGTCGGTCGGGTAGGTGGCAAACGTGATGAAGGTGATGAAGAACTGGTTCGCCAAGCCTTCCGCATTGCCGATGTAAAAGGCCAGCGACTGTGCGATCACCATAAAAAAGGTGAAGATCAGCATCGCGACGAGCAGCGCCACTGCAAATTTCACGAGGCCTACGAAACTCAGCTCCCCAAACAGCCCATACAAGATCAGCCCGAACAAAATGTCCCCGATCGCCGCGATCTGCATCCGCGAGATCAACACGTGCAGGAGCACCGGCTTCGGCTGGGCCAGATAGGTGTCGAGCTGCCCGGTGGCGATGATGTTGGCCAGGCGGTACACGTTGCCGAACAGCGTCGCCGACAGCCCGTATCCGGCCGCCGAGACGGCCCACATCATCATCACGTCCTGGAAGCTCCAGCCGTTCATGATCGGGAAGGAGGTGAAATAAACGCCCCAGAAGAAGATCCAGACCGTGTTGTTGATCATCATCATCCCGACCTGCATCAGAAAGGACGTGCGAAACTCCATCGCCCCCGCCAGGTTCAGCTTCCAGCAGGTGAGCATAAAACGCCAATACTTAGCCGCCGTTGACATTGAGCTTTTTCACTCCTTTCGCATACATTACCGTCAGGATCAGGGCGATCAGCAGCGCCCACAGCGCCTGAATGCCGATCATGTTCAGCATCGCCCACGCGTCAAACTGCACCGCCGTCTTCGCCGCAAAATAGACGATCGCCTGAAAGGGCAGGAACTCGCAGACTCTCTGCAGCGTGTCGGGCATCATCTCCAGCGGTATCATCATCCCGCCGATCGTAAACAGCAGCTTGTTGTAGACAAAATCGATGCCGCGCACCTCTTCCACCCACAGCGCGCAGAGCCCGACCAGCATCGTGATCAGGTAATGCAGCGTGTACGAGCCGATCATCATGATCAAAAAGCCCAGCCAGCCCAATCCAAAATCGGGCCAGCCGAACAGCAGGAGCCCGAGCAGCCCGCCGATGACGAGGTTGATCGCCACCCGCACCAGCGCTTCACCCATGTAAGAGGCATAATGGAACAGCAGGTAGTTCATCGGCCGGGTCAGCTGGTAGCCGATGTCGCCTTTCAATACTTCTTCTTCGACTTTCAAGGACACTTTCGGCGCGGCGAGCACAAACGCTTCGGCGAAGATCAGGTACCAGATGATCTGTTCAAACGTGTACCCGGCGATGCGTGTGGTGCCAACGCTGTCATAGGTGACGCTCCAGAGCTGGATAAACACATATAAGATGACGATCAGAAACAGCGAGCGAATCATAAAATCGTAGATGTACGCCAGATTGTTGCGAATGGTGATCGAGCCGACCGCCGTGTACTTGGCCAGCTTCAAGGCCAGAGAGGACACGCGGGGCTCACGCGTGAGATGATGCTGCATCGCTCCTCGCCTCCTCTTGGCCCGTGCGGGCATAGATATGGGTGATGATCTCTTCCATCGGCGGGTCTTCGATCGTCACGTCGACCAGGCGGTGGTTGTTGACGATGTAGGCGAGCACCGCTTCGATCGTCGTCTGCGCCGTATCGACCGACAGACGCAACCCGCTGCCCTTTTGCTTGACGATCTCCACGCCTTGCACGTGGAACTGCTCCGGCGCTTCGGCCAGCTTCAGCTTGATCGTTTTATAAGTTAAGAAGTCCCGTTTCATGTTCGAGACGGTGTCGTCGAGAATGATCTGGCCGTGGTTGATCACGATCGCCCGCTTGCAGAGCTGCTCGATGTCGCCGGCGTCATGCGAGGTGAGGAACAAGGTGGTGCCTTCCTCTTTGTTCATCTCGCGGATCAGTTCGCGGATCTTGTGTTTGACGACGACGTCGAGCCCGATCGTCGGCTCGTCGAGAAAAACGATCTGCGGGCGGTGCAGGAGCGCGGCGGCGATCTCGCAGCGCATGCGCTCGCCAAGCGACAGTTTGCGCACGGCGGTGTGCAGGTACGGCCCGAGCTCGAAGCACTCGATCAGGTCGTCGCGGCGCTTTTTGAAATCGTGTAGCCCGACTTCGTAGATCCGCCCCATCAGCTCAAACGTGTCGAGCGGCGGCAGGTGATACCAGAGCTGCGATTTTTGCCCGAAGACGGAGCCGATGTGAAACGCCAGCTTGTGCCGCTCCGTCCACGGACAGAAGCCGAGCACCGCCGCCTCGCCGGCGGACGGATGCAAGATGCCGGTCAGCATTTTGATCGTCGTCGATTTGCCGGCTCCGTTCGGCCCGAGAAAAGCCAGCACTTCGCCTTGCTCCACCGTAAAGTCGATCGGTTTGACCGCCACCTTTTCACTGACGGTCGGGTTGAACAACCCTTTGACACTGCCCATAAATCCTGCCTGCTTGTGTTTCATCGTGAATGATTTCGTCAATCCTTGTACACGTATCGCGGACATCTGCACGTTCCCCCTTTACAGTCAATCTTCGGAATCCCGCTCGGAAAAACAGAAAAGACCCGCAGCAAGTTCCCGTGTTGCTGGAACTTGCCGCAGGTCTTTTATCCCCACGGTGTAACGCATCTCCGATGCGCTCGGCCCCGCTTGGTTCGATCCGGTCTCCCGTCGGCTCCCTAGAGGCCCTTCCACTTGTTCCCTGTATCTTAGCATGTGGACATGTCCTTTGACAAGAGACATTTTCACAAAATTTGGGTGAGATCGTATTGTTTGCATCTTTTCTCCTTTATAATGGAAAGAAAGTGAATCGGGAGGGATGGCATGAAACCGGAATTGCAGAGCGCGACCGGAAATGGCACGTTGTGGCTGCGCGCCGCACTGTTTGCGATCGCCTTTGAGGCGGTTGGCATGTTGATCAGCTGGTGGATTTTTGGCGGTCCGCTGTCGATGGAGCCGATCACCTCGCTGAAGGTGACGGCCAACGTCGGGCTGCCCGGGCTGCAGTCACTGCTGGAGGCAGCCCACCAGCCGGGCTATCAGGTGACGCTGAGTCAGGGCAACAGCGCCCTGACACTCGTGCTGATGATCGGCTCCATGTTCTTCTACTGTCTGGGTCAGGCGCTGTATCTCGCGCTGCTGATCCGCAGCCAGCGCGATCTGCCGGGCACGACGGGGCAGGATGTGCGCCGCTCGTACGGCAAACTGCTGCTCTGGATGTTTACACAGGCCTTGTTTATGGGCATCATGGTGCCGATCATCGGTATTTTTGGTGTGATCGGCGGCCTGCTGGCCATCGCGCTGATGCTGTGGTTCCGCTATCATTTTCTCTTCTTTGAATTCACGGTGGTCGTGGAGCGGACGAGATTTTGGGAGACGTTCCGGCGCTCTGTGGAATTGCGGAACCGGGTGCAGGGGCGGGCTTTGTCAATGTTTCTCGTCATCGCCGGCGTGAACACGGTGCTGGCCTTTCTGATCAACGCCTTTTTCTCGGTGGGGATGATCGTGCTGATGCTGCCGCTCAATGCGATCCTGCTGACGGCGATCCAGAACGGGCTGTTGGAAGTCTTTTTTGACGCGCGCGACCAAGAATCGCTATACTAAAAGGGATTCTCTGTGGAATTCCATCAATTTGAACTGAGGTGCTTTCCTTTGACAACGACGATCGAAATGAACTCGCTCGCGGCGAAGAAAATCCGCGAAGCTTTGGCGCAAGAGAACAACCCGGAACTGAAATGCCGCGTCTACGTCGACCATGTGCACGGCGACCATGCCCATTACGGCCTGGCGTTTGACACGCAAAAGCCGGAAGACGAAGTGGTGACCGTGCAAGACATGGAACTGCTCGTCGGCCCGGATAACAAAGACTTCCTCAACGGCCTGTCGATCAAATACCTGCTCTACCCGAGCGAAGGCTTCAAGATCACCAACCCGAGCAAAAACAACCACGGCGACCACTAATCGTCATGAGCACGCAGGTGCTGAGCGTTGAGGTCGACGGCGGGACTTTATATGTAGAACAGCGCGGAGCAGGCGAGCCGGTGTTATTGGTGCACGGGCTGTTTGCCTCGTCCTATTGCTGGCGTCTGGTGGCGGAACGGCTCGCGAAGCGCTATGCCGTCTATGCGGTCGATCTGCTCGGCTTTGGCAAAAGCGACATGCCGGACGACGGCGATTATTCGCAATCTGCACAGGCCCGGCGCGTGCTGGAAGTGATCCGGCGCTTGGAGCTCTCCGAGGTGCGGCTCGTCGGTCATTCGATGGGCGGCGAGATCTCCGCGCTCGCCGCCTCCTTCGATCCGACGCCGTTCCGGCAACTGGTGCTGGTCTCCGCCGACGGGTTCCGCCCGGCGTTTAAGCGGTGGCAGCGGCGCTTGCTGTCCGGATCGTGGATGGGCTGGTTCGTCAAACGCAGGTTCGATGTCAAAGGCTTTCGGCGCTCGATCTCCTACATCGTCGCCGATCCGGCGGTGTATGGGTCGGACGTGATCGCCGAGTATGTCGCGCCCTATCGGCGGGAAGAGTTCCCGCTGGCGATGCGGCAGTTGGCCCGCGACCGCGAGGCGGGCATCGGGCCGGAGCTCTGCCGCACGATTCAGATCCCGACGCTGCTGCTCTGGGGCGATCAGGACCGCATCGTACCGCCGCGCATCGGCGACCGCTACCGGGATGTGCTGCCCAATGTCGTCCGCTATCGGCGGCTCGACAACTGCGGCCACATGCCGATGGAAGAGCATCCGGAGTGGCTGACCCGGGAGTTGCTCACCTTTTTTACCGCAGCATCTGCAGCTAAATAAAAACACCGCAGAGTTCACTGCGGTGTTTTTTTGCTGGATCGCCCCTGTTTCAGCTCGTAGAGCGGCACAGGGCCCCGCTCCTGTCTCGTGACGCGCAGCTCGATCAACTTTCGGATCAAGGCGCGTTCGCGCTCTCGCAGATGACCGGCGGGAACACGGGTGAGAGCGTTTTGACACATCGCGCTCCCCTCCTTTTCCTGCTCTATCCTATGCGGGCGTGTACAGGGCGGTGCGCCCAACTCTTAGGCTTCCGCTTCCAACTGCGGCTTGTGGCGGGAGGTCCACCATTTG comes from Tumebacillus sp. BK434 and encodes:
- the acpS gene encoding holo-ACP synthase, yielding MIIGSGIDITEIARLERLCRRLGDKVWERILAPAERRPISNEKRRLQYLAGRFAAKEAASKALGTGLGKVGLHDLIIDNDELGAPVLTLQGHAAELAAQKGVDRIHLTLSHSDHYAVAHVILEKTCTAART
- a CDS encoding hotdog fold thioesterase translates to MSINIAPNQNTLAEALGIQLIELTPEKVIATMPVHPPTHQPFGYLHGGASVALAETVASVGTWNLIDQTTQACFGLEINANHIRAKRDGIVTATATPLHKGRTTMVWDINITDEGDRLICVSRCTVAVVPQKEA
- a CDS encoding DUF2339 domain-containing protein, producing the protein MSQDDKLKRLEAELQLQKQEIQSLQKQIHLLSGRIEDLQAGAGHPGPHASAPGSAAEPDLLPIGTQAAADLAGATAPAAGPVGQESKTPGAQPQQVQEHPPPTDWEHLLGRVWLPRIFVLVLLLGVIWGFQTAVAAGVLTEPVRCLLGALAGGLFLWLGDRQARAQRTALGNVLLGGALAVWLLTVFAAHMLYGLLSSGAAFSLNVLIVLAGIACTERYRSQTLGILTALAGMLVPFLLKSETPNTLLFVSFEVFSSLIYLGLALRHNFRALYVFNFLFFHAALLFFGIATGSEATQTIGYGVLIHHLALLAGMIVRKAQDSRFLTLFTSAAFTMGWWYVLFAHDPVKGALYTWLLLLLTVLYAALAYYYRRQQGSARFAVSLTISSFALMFYLLRILAGPNEAIALLLEGACLFALALHLRARVQSIMSVAIFTLGASVTIFDRIPQVASGQTLAWIVMILSLAAVLTFTAKVLRSREADGEEIGFEWSVVRALWVANAMLLLVFLTRITGLLTDSLSNDIQHFAVSAVWALYAVAVILLGTVRRSALARIAGMVLLFITLLKLLVFDLPTVSVLIRALLFIGLGLIGLAISRVFYKK
- a CDS encoding arylamine N-acetyltransferase; its protein translation is MNWTAAYLQHLGLPAEAPGFAALERLCTAHLTRNAFENITKLYYFKRYEQTGWFIPPIDVFVEKMQSLDAGGTCFTHNTSFHRLLTALGYDAWLVGFNENHMGIAVDLPEGLHYVDVGVGAPVFSPIPLPAGGERVSCGVGVRIQDGKFQHLAKGNVTLEWEMYPEKKLSFADFADIIEKQNTPGQTFFMKTLRCQLWQPEQGRSISLVNNTLTLRFEDGSDRQEKLASLQEIKQVLAEEFRLPLLPVEEAAEVLARLGIDIFAPPET
- a CDS encoding ABC transporter permease, which gives rise to MFNLIRNENMKIYGRPRTWAMFAVLILAIIVQLVITDRFLAKPPEGVDWKQEITQQTDGMRQALHDTNNMMPEASRKQLEAQIKMNEYAIEHNIAPYEYTAWKFAESASGMIFLVTLFTVIVAGDIVATEFTWGTIKLLLIRPVSRTKILYSKYISTLLYALLMAVVLLVISFVLGGLVFGFSGVDQPFIYVDGDGVLHQMNMASKVLLSFGLEAVTLLMIVTIAFMISAAFRSSSLSISLSIFVMFAGSIVVQILSRYEWIKYILFANLDLSMYFMGMPLVEGMTLGFSVLMLAIYFVIMHVLAWTLFTKRDVAA
- a CDS encoding ABC transporter ATP-binding protein, producing the protein MSQTPVVQIRNLTKKIGKKTLVEGLTFDIPRGEVFGFLGPNGAGKTTTIRMIVGLMKITEGQVLINGKDVEKEFEAAMTEVGAIVENPEMYKFLSGYDNLVHFARMNKNVAPGRIDEVIKLVGLENRINDKVKTYSLGMRQRLGLAQALLHKPTVLILDEPTNGLDPAGIRELRDHLRMLAKQEGLSVIVSSHLLAEMELMCDRIAVIQNGKLIDVKPVREMVGAAEQTLVRFEVDRPEEAAKTLELVVSEAAITVQADGLELALTREQIADVNRHLVQAGVNVYGIRTQNKSLEDRFLEMTGGGQIV
- a CDS encoding ABC-2 family transporter protein, translating into MSTAAKYWRFMLTCWKLNLAGAMEFRTSFLMQVGMMMINNTVWIFFWGVYFTSFPIMNGWSFQDVMMMWAVSAAGYGLSATLFGNVYRLANIIATGQLDTYLAQPKPVLLHVLISRMQIAAIGDILFGLILYGLFGELSFVGLVKFAVALLVAMLIFTFFMVIAQSLAFYIGNAEGLANQFFITFITFATYPTDIFRGLGRMVLFTVIPAGFISYLPVGFLRDLNWTFTLTALGVAILLTVGGTWFFYRGLRRYGSGNMMSVRM
- a CDS encoding ABC-2 family transporter protein, translated to MQHHLTREPRVSSLALKLAKYTAVGSITIRNNLAYIYDFMIRSLFLIVILYVFIQLWSVTYDSVGTTRIAGYTFEQIIWYLIFAEAFVLAAPKVSLKVEEEVLKGDIGYQLTRPMNYLLFHYASYMGEALVRVAINLVIGGLLGLLLFGWPDFGLGWLGFLIMMIGSYTLHYLITMLVGLCALWVEEVRGIDFVYNKLLFTIGGMMIPLEMMPDTLQRVCEFLPFQAIVYFAAKTAVQFDAWAMLNMIGIQALWALLIALILTVMYAKGVKKLNVNGG
- a CDS encoding ATP-binding cassette domain-containing protein, with the protein product MSAIRVQGLTKSFTMKHKQAGFMGSVKGLFNPTVSEKVAVKPIDFTVEQGEVLAFLGPNGAGKSTTIKMLTGILHPSAGEAAVLGFCPWTERHKLAFHIGSVFGQKSQLWYHLPPLDTFELMGRIYEVGLHDFKKRRDDLIECFELGPYLHTAVRKLSLGERMRCEIAAALLHRPQIVFLDEPTIGLDVVVKHKIRELIREMNKEEGTTLFLTSHDAGDIEQLCKRAIVINHGQIILDDTVSNMKRDFLTYKTIKLKLAEAPEQFHVQGVEIVKQKGSGLRLSVDTAQTTIEAVLAYIVNNHRLVDVTIEDPPMEEIITHIYARTGQEEARSDAASSHA
- a CDS encoding iron-sulfur cluster assembly accessory protein — translated: MTTTIEMNSLAAKKIREALAQENNPELKCRVYVDHVHGDHAHYGLAFDTQKPEDEVVTVQDMELLVGPDNKDFLNGLSIKYLLYPSEGFKITNPSKNNHGDH
- a CDS encoding alpha/beta hydrolase, coding for MSTQVLSVEVDGGTLYVEQRGAGEPVLLVHGLFASSYCWRLVAERLAKRYAVYAVDLLGFGKSDMPDDGDYSQSAQARRVLEVIRRLELSEVRLVGHSMGGEISALAASFDPTPFRQLVLVSADGFRPAFKRWQRRLLSGSWMGWFVKRRFDVKGFRRSISYIVADPAVYGSDVIAEYVAPYRREEFPLAMRQLARDREAGIGPELCRTIQIPTLLLWGDQDRIVPPRIGDRYRDVLPNVVRYRRLDNCGHMPMEEHPEWLTRELLTFFTAASAAK